A part of Salmo trutta chromosome 15, fSalTru1.1, whole genome shotgun sequence genomic DNA contains:
- the LOC115149650 gene encoding zinc finger protein 271-like has protein sequence MHQRIHTLEKPYSCTQCGKSFDTSSHLNVHQKTHTGDKPYTCDRCGKSFTRLSSLIAHQRIHTGEKPYSCDECGKSFTQLSSLISHQRIHTGEKPYSCDECGKSFTQLSSLISHQRIHTGEKPYSCDECGKRFTKSSNLTLHQRTHTGEKPYSCTQCGKSFTHSTSLILHQRTHTGEKPYSCDQCGKSFTQLGSLISHQRIHTGEKPYSCDECGKSFTTTSHLTLHQRTHTGEKPYSCTQCGKSFVQSCELKIHQRTHTGEKPYSCTECGKSFVQSCELKIHQRIHTGEKPYSCIQCGKSFVQSGELKIHQRTHTGEKPYSCDECGKSYNDSSNLTRHQRTHTGKKPYSCDECGKSFTTSSILTLHRRTHTGEKPYSCTQCGKNFTHSTSLISHQRTHTGEKSYICDQCGKCFTQLSNLVVHQRKHTGEKPYSCTQCGKLFITSSHMKIHQRTHTGEKPQGCDQR, from the exons AtgcatcagagaatccacacactagagaaaccttatagctgtactcaatgtgggaagagttttgatacatctagccatcttAATGTacaccaaaaaacacacacaggagacaaacCTTATACCTGTGAtcgatgtgggaagagttttactcggctaAGCAGCCTGAtagcacaccagagaatacacacaggagagaaaccgtatagctgtgatgaatgtgggaagagttttactcagctaagcagcctgatatcacaccagagaatacacacaggagagaaaccgtatagctgtgatgaatgtgggaagagttttactcagctaagcagcctgatatcacaccagagaatacacacaggagagaaaccatatagctgtgatgaatgtgggaagagatttactaAGTCGAGCAATCTGActcttcaccagagaacacacacaggagagaaaccttatagctgtactcaatgtgggaagagttttactcattcaaccagcctgatattacaccagagaacacacacaggagagaaaccttatagctgcgatcaatgtgggaagagttttactcagctaggcagcctgatatcacaccaaagaatacacacaggagagaaaccatatagctgtgatgaatgtgggaagagttttactactacGAGCCATCTGActcttcaccagagaacacacacaggagagaaaccttatagctgtactcaatgtgggaagagttttgttcaatcttgtgaactgaagatacaccagagaacacacacaggagagaaaccttatagctgtactgaatgtgggaagagttttgttcaatcttgcgaactgaagatacaccagagaatacacacaggagagaaaccttatagctgtattcaatgtgggaagagttttgttcaatctggagaactgaagatacaccagagaacacacacaggagagaaaccttatagctgtgatgaatgtgggaagagttataatgattctagcaatctgactcgacaccagagaacacacacaggaaagaaaccatatagctgtgatgaatgtgggaagagttttactacatctagcattCTGACTCTTcacaggagaacacacacaggagagaaaccttatagctgtactcaatgtgggaagaattttactcattcaaccagcctgatatcacaccagagaacacacacaggagagaaatcttatatctgtgatcaatgtgggaagtgttttactcagctaagcaacctggt TgttcaccagagaaaacacactggagagaaaccctatagctgtactcaatgtgggaagttaTTTATAACATCTAGCCATatgaagatacaccagagaacacacacaggagagaaacctcaaggctgtgaccagagataa